In Marinibacterium anthonyi, the DNA window TAAGGATCGCGGTCAGCCCGAAGGAAGCCGCCCCATGACCTCGCCCGCGTCGCCCGCAACGTCCGATCCCATCCGCCGCCGTCTTGCCCTGACCCTGCTGGGCGGGCTGGCGGCCTCGGGGCTCTGGGCGCTGACAGGGGCCGAGGCGCTGCAGGATCGCGCGCCGGGCCTCTTCCTGCTGCTGCTGGCGGGGCTCAGCACCTGGGCGGTCGTCGCCCTGGCCCTGGCCGGACCGCTGCGCCTGGGCCGGGCCCTGGCCGGCGCGCTGATTCTGGCGCTTCCGGCGGCGGGGCTGCTGCGCCTGGCCGGCCAGCGCTATGTTCAGCCGCTGGACGTGCTGCAGGCGCCCGGCACGCTGACGATCTTCCTGCTGGCGGTCTTCGTGGCCACGCCCTTCCTCGGCGTCGCGCTGGCGCGTCGGCCTCCGGTCCTGTCCTACCCCGCGCTGTTCCAGACCGCCTGGTCGATCACCATCCGCTTTGCGGCGGCCGGGCTGTTCACCGGCGTGGTCTGGGGGCTGCTGTACCTGTCGGACGCGCTGCTGGGGATCGTGGGTATCGACGCGATCGGCGATGTCATCGACATCGACGGCGTGCCCGCCGCGCTGACCGGCGCGGCGCTGGGGCTGGGCATCGCCGTGATCCATGAACTGCGCGAGGTCGTGTCTGCGCTGGTGCTGCTGCGTCTGCTTCGGCTGCTGGTCTGGCCGGTGCTGGCCGTGGTCGCCGTTTTCCTGGTGGCGGTGCCGCTCCGCGGGCTCTCGGGGCTGGTCCTGGGGCTGTCGTCGGGCGGCACGCTGATGGGCGTGGCGATGGGGGCGGTCACCCTGATCACCTGCGCGCTGGGGCGCGACGACAGCGAGGCGATGCGCCCCGCCATCGCGCCGCGCCTGCTGGCGTTTTCAGTGCCGCTGCTGGCGGGTCTTGGCGTCTGGGCCGTGGCGCTGCGGGTTGGCCAGTACGGGCTGACGCCCGACCGGGTGCTGGCCGGCACTGTCGCCCTGGTGCTGCTGGCCTACGGCCTGGCCTATGCGGGCGCGGCGCTGCGCGCCGCGGGCTGGATGGCGCGGCTGCGCCGCGTCAACGTCTGGCTGGCGCTTCTGGTGATCGCCGTGTCCTGCGCCTGGATGACGCCGCTGCTGGACGCCGCCCGCCTGTCGGCGGCCAGCCAGCTTGCCCGCTTTGCCGACGGCCGGGCGACGACCGGGCAGCTGCCGCTGTGGCGGATGCAGACCGATTGGGGCCGCGCGGGACAGGACGCGCTGGCCGAACTCGAGGCGATGACCGACCATCCCGAACACGCCGCCCTTGTCGCCGCGATCGAGGCCGTGCGCCGGGGCGAGCCTTGGCACCGGGCGCTGCGCGATCCGGGCGGCGACCGGCTGCAGATGGCGACCGACCTGGCGCTCTGGGTGCCGGTGCGGCCCGACGGCGCGCTGGATCCCGACAAGCTGGCCGACATCCCGCCCTATTGGCTGCGGCAATGGCACGATCTCTGCGCGCCAGAGGCCGACGGCCCGGCGCGCTGTGTCTTCGTTCGGGGCCGCTTTGCCGCCGATCTGCCGGCCGCCGACCAGGGCGTGATGATCGAACGCGACACCGACGGCACCCACATCGCCCAGCACATCCGCTGGCCCGGGCCGGAGGTTCTGGCGATCGACACCGCCGCCGGTCTGCCCGAGGACGCCATCGCCCGGATCCTGGACGGCGACGTCCCCCTGACCCCGGTCGAAACCGAAGCGCTGGATTTCGGCACGATCCGCATCGCACCGGGGCTGCGGGCCACCAAATAACGAAAATTGCGACCATTGAGGCGGCCTTAACCACCCGTTTGCGACAGTAGGCGCGCCAATGGGTGAAACGAAGATGCACGGTTTGATCAACAGGGGCATCCAGTCCTTTGTGTGCAACACATATGGGGTGGAACGCTGGATGAGCGTGACGGCAGAGGCCGGGCTCGGGTTTTCCGAATTCGAATCCATGCTCATCTACGATGACCAGGTGACCCATGCACTGCTGCGCGCGCTGTGCATCGAACTGGGCCAGCCGGAAAGCGAGATCCTGGAAGACCTGGGCACCCACCTGGTGTCCGACCCAAAGATGGAATCCCTGCGCCGCCTGCTGCGCTTTGGCGGCGAGACGTACCAGGAATTCCTGCATTCGCTTGACGAACTGCCCGACCGCACGCGGCTGGCGGTGTCGGACCTGCATCTGCCGCGCCTGGAACTGCGCGAACAATCCGCGCATCAGTTCGCCCTGGTCTGCGCGCCGGGGCTGCGCGGCTATGGCCGGGTGATGATGGGCGTGCTGCGCGCGATGGCCGACGATTACGGCGCGCTGGTCTACCTGGAACACAACGGCCTGCAGGACCAGATCGGGGCCGAGGTCATATCGATCACCCTGGTCGAGGCCGATTATGCCCGTGGCCGCGATTTCGACCTGGGCGCGCGCGCGGGATGACCCGTTTGGCAGAGATGCCGCAGGCGCTGTCGGTTCTGTGCCCGATGCACCTGATCCTGAACGCCGACGGGGTGATCATGCAGGTCGGCCCGACCCTGCAGAAACTGCGCCCCGGGCTTGCGATGACGGGGCTGCGGTTCCTGGACCTGTTCGACCTGATCCGCCCGCGCAGCGCCGCCGGGGTCGAGGACCTGTTCGACAGCGCCCGCACCAAGCTGCGGCTGCAGTTCCGCGATGCGCCGCGCACCGGGTTCAAGGGCATCCTGCTGCCGCTGCCCGAAGGCGGGGGCATCGTGAACCTGTCCTTCGGCTTTTCGGTGCTGGACGCGGTGCGCGACTATGCCCTGACCGGCGCCGATTTCCCCGCCACCGACCTCACGATCGAAATGCTGTACCTGGTCGAGGCCAAGTCGGCCGCGATGGAGGCGTCGCGGTCGCTGAACACCCGTCTGCAGGCGGCCAAGATCGCGGCCGAGGAACAGGCCTTCACCGATACGCTGACCGGGCTCAAGAACCGCCGCGCGCTCAACCACGTGATGACCCGGCTGCTGATCGCGCAGCGGCCTTTTGCGGTGATGCAGCTGGACCTGGATTTCTTCAAGACGATCAACGACACCTACGGGCACGCGGCGGGCGATCACGTGCTGCAGGTGGTGGCCCGCAACATGGTATCGGAAACGCGCGAGACGGATACCGTGGCGCGCATCGGCGGCGACGAATTCGTGCTGATCTTCGACCGGCTGCAGGACCGCACGCGGCTTGAGTCCATTGCCGAACGGCTGATTTCCAGCATCACCGCCCCGATCCCCTTCGAAACCAGGCTCTGCCAGGTTTCCGCCAGCATCGGCAGCGCGCTTTACGACGGCGTCAGCGACAGCGACACGGCGGCGCTTCTGGCCGAAGCGGACGCCGCGCTTTATGCCGCCAAGCGGGCCGGGCGCGGGCGCCACTTTACCTTCGATGCCGAACGGCGCGCCGCCGTCCCCGGGTAGGGTCAGCCCGCCAGGATCGCCGTCGCCGCACGGTCGGCGATCATCATCGTCGGCGCCCGCGTATTGCCCGACGGCAGCACCGGCATCACCGAACAATCCGCCACCCGCAGCCCGTCGACCCCGTTCACCCGCAGCGCCAGGTCCACCACCGCATCCGGGTCCGGCCCCATCCGGCAGGTGCCCGCCGGGTGGCGCATGGATTGCGCCTGCTTGCGGATCGCCTCGTCCAGCGCCCCGGTCCCGCTGGCCGAACCGATCGCGTCTCCGGGCCAGATTTCCGGCCCGACCACGTCCCGCAGGGGCGCCTGGGCATAGAAGTCCTGCGCCAACCGCACCCCGCGCCTCAGCGTCGCGATATCGTCGGGGTGGCTCAGCGCCTCGGCCATCAGGCGGGGCGCATCGGCGGGGTCCTTCGACCGCAGCCCCAGCCGCCCGCGCGACTTGGGCCGCATCAGGATCGTGTTCATCATCATCGCATGCGCCTCCAGCCGGGGCTGGCCGCCGCCGCCCGGGGCGAAGGGGGCAAAGTTGTACTGCAGCTCGGGCCGCCCGTCGCCGTCGGCATCGACGCAGGCGCCCGAATCCAGGTGGGTCGAAGTCAGCAAGCCTTTGCGCCGGAACAGGAAGTTCAGCCCGTTGCGCAGGGCATTGCGACCCCGGTCCTGGCCGTAAAGCCCTTCGATCCCGTCCAGGTAGCGCGTCACCGGCGTGCTCATGTGGTCCTGGTAATTGGCGCCGACCCCGGGCGCA includes these proteins:
- a CDS encoding Heme NO binding protein, which encodes MGETKMHGLINRGIQSFVCNTYGVERWMSVTAEAGLGFSEFESMLIYDDQVTHALLRALCIELGQPESEILEDLGTHLVSDPKMESLRRLLRFGGETYQEFLHSLDELPDRTRLAVSDLHLPRLELREQSAHQFALVCAPGLRGYGRVMMGVLRAMADDYGALVYLEHNGLQDQIGAEVISITLVEADYARGRDFDLGARAG
- the yedQ gene encoding putative diguanylate cyclase YedQ, with the protein product MTRLAEMPQALSVLCPMHLILNADGVIMQVGPTLQKLRPGLAMTGLRFLDLFDLIRPRSAAGVEDLFDSARTKLRLQFRDAPRTGFKGILLPLPEGGGIVNLSFGFSVLDAVRDYALTGADFPATDLTIEMLYLVEAKSAAMEASRSLNTRLQAAKIAAEEQAFTDTLTGLKNRRALNHVMTRLLIAQRPFAVMQLDLDFFKTINDTYGHAAGDHVLQVVARNMVSETRETDTVARIGGDEFVLIFDRLQDRTRLESIAERLISSITAPIPFETRLCQVSASIGSALYDGVSDSDTAALLAEADAALYAAKRAGRGRHFTFDAERRAAVPG